Part of the bacterium genome, GCGTGAACGACGTCGCTACGATCAACGTCAAGGGCAAGGCCAAGCGCCAGAACACCCGTCGCGGGATCACCCGCGGCAAGCGTTCGGATTGGAAAAAGGCCGTCGTGACCCTGCATCCGGAAGACAAGATCGATTTTTTTGAAAGCACCAAGACAAAGTAGTTGAATACCAGGAGAATCACCAATGCCCGTTCGC contains:
- the rplW gene encoding 50S ribosomal protein L23, with the translated sequence MKREQTIIIKPILTEKALKMQEAAHRYTFQVHADANKIEIQQAVTKKFQVRVNDVATINVKGKAKRQNTRRGITRGKRSDWKKAVVTLHPEDKIDFFESTKTK